The Sus scrofa isolate TJ Tabasco breed Duroc chromosome X, Sscrofa11.1, whole genome shotgun sequence genome has a segment encoding these proteins:
- the TAF9B gene encoding transcription initiation factor TFIID subunit 9B isoform X2: MESGKMAPPKNAPRDALVMAQILKDMGITEYEPRVINQMLEFAFRYVTSILDDAKIYSSHAKKPNVDADDVRLAIQCRADQSFTSPPPRDFLLDIARQKNQTPLPLIKPYAGPRLPPDRYCLTAPNYRLKSLIKKGPNQGRLVPRLSVGAVSSRPTTPTIGIHHSLSISCFLAQDVPRSSYIFLTPVPESAIFPKSPASFQWRMVFKNHNIIVV; this comes from the exons ATGGAGTCGGGCAAGATGGCGCCACCCAAGAACGCTCCGAGAGATGCCTTG GTTATGGCACAGATCCTGAAGGATATGGGAATTACGGAGTATGAACCAAGGGTTATAAATCAAATGTTGGAATTTGCTTTCC GATATGTGACTTCAATTCTGGATGATGCAAAAATTTATTCAAGCCATGCTAAGAAACCTAATGTTGATGCAGATGATGTGAGACTGGCAATCCAGTGTCGGGCTGACCAATCTTTTACCTCTCCTCCCCCGAGAGAT tttttactgGATATTGCAAGGCAGAAAAATCAAACCCCTTTACCACTGATTAAGCCATATGCAGGACCCAGATTGCCACCTGACAGATACTGCTTAACAGCTCCAAATTATAGGCTGAAGTCCTTAATTAAAAAG GGACCTAACCAAGGAAGACTAGTTCCACGGTTAAGTGTTGGTGCTGTTAGTAGCAGACCTACCACTCCTACTATAG GTATCCATCATTCTTTGAGCATTTCTTGCTTTCTGGCACAAGATGTTCCAAGGTCATCTTATATTTTCCTTACTCCAGTCCCAGAATcagccatttttccaaagagcCCTGCTTCCTTTCAATGGAGAATGGTATTTAAGAACCATAATATCATTGTTGTTTAA